From Synoicihabitans lomoniglobus, the proteins below share one genomic window:
- a CDS encoding UDP-N-acetylglucosamine diphosphorylase, with amino-acid sequence MHAAEFYALPASLQTFAAYFPADASAWAWLPKIKQALADLRGNTSELALPPGVSVEGEVWIDPTVKLPPTATLIGPAWIGAGTEIRPGAFVRGNVIVGERCVLGNSCEFKNCLLMDDVQVPHFNYVGDSILGNKAHLGAGVVLSNLRLDQQPISLRLPEGVVDTGLRKFGAILGDEAEVGCNAVLQPGTLLGKRALVMPTLAFSGYLAPARIAKGRTSVTQIPRRD; translated from the coding sequence ATGCACGCCGCCGAATTCTATGCCCTGCCGGCCTCCCTCCAGACCTTTGCCGCGTATTTTCCGGCCGATGCCAGCGCGTGGGCGTGGTTGCCGAAAATCAAGCAGGCCCTGGCGGATCTGCGGGGGAACACCAGCGAGCTCGCCCTGCCTCCGGGCGTCAGCGTCGAAGGTGAAGTATGGATCGATCCGACGGTGAAGCTTCCGCCGACCGCGACCTTGATCGGGCCGGCCTGGATCGGGGCGGGCACGGAAATCAGGCCGGGGGCGTTTGTCCGGGGCAACGTAATCGTCGGCGAGCGGTGCGTGCTCGGGAACAGTTGTGAATTCAAGAACTGCCTGCTGATGGACGATGTGCAGGTGCCTCATTTCAATTACGTGGGAGATTCCATCCTCGGCAACAAAGCTCATCTCGGCGCCGGCGTGGTGCTCTCGAATCTTCGGCTCGATCAGCAGCCCATTTCGCTGCGGTTGCCGGAAGGAGTGGTCGACACCGGCTTGCGCAAGTTCGGCGCGATTCTCGGCGATGAAGCCGAAGTGGGCTGCAACGCCGTATTGCAGCCCGGCACCCTGCTGGGCAAACGCGCGTTGGTGATGCCCACCTTGGCGTTCAGTGGATACTTGGCTCCGGCCCGCATCGCCAAAGGCCGGACGTCGGTTACGCAGATTCCCCGCCGCGACTGA
- a CDS encoding IS3 family transposase — translation MRKHQHRYDVAEMGEALGVSRSGYYRWIEARPSVRREQDEAIKPVIEQVVRRACGPYGYRPVHQHLREQGVDCGRDRTLRLMHELELVGRSHARFKPMGTDSEHLFGYHPNLLKQLGKPEHRDQIWVADTTYLRTDESWCYLATVMDLCTRRIVGWSVSDRNDTALVCTALENAVQTRGEVRAGIVHHSDRGSTYAADRYQRLLAKLKMHPSMSAKGNCYDNAAMESFFGRYKTAAVRDHVFANEAQVRANVFNYIEVFYNRFRKHASLGYLSPMQAEAKILPPMGGNAQPDCLTRN, via the coding sequence ATGCGAAAACATCAGCACAGGTATGACGTGGCCGAGATGGGCGAAGCGCTCGGCGTCTCGCGCAGCGGATACTACCGCTGGATCGAGGCCAGACCCTCGGTCCGCCGAGAGCAGGACGAAGCGATCAAGCCAGTGATCGAGCAAGTCGTGCGTCGGGCTTGCGGCCCCTACGGTTACCGGCCGGTCCACCAACATCTGCGTGAGCAGGGCGTGGACTGTGGCCGTGATCGCACCCTGCGCCTGATGCACGAGTTGGAGTTGGTCGGCCGCTCCCATGCCCGGTTCAAGCCGATGGGCACCGACAGCGAGCATCTGTTTGGCTACCATCCCAACTTACTCAAGCAGTTGGGGAAACCGGAGCATCGCGATCAGATCTGGGTGGCCGACACCACCTATCTGCGCACGGACGAGAGCTGGTGTTATCTGGCGACGGTGATGGATCTATGCACCCGACGCATCGTCGGCTGGAGCGTCTCCGATCGCAACGACACCGCCCTGGTCTGCACCGCGTTGGAAAACGCCGTGCAAACCCGCGGCGAAGTCCGCGCCGGCATCGTGCATCACAGCGACCGGGGCAGCACCTACGCCGCGGATCGCTACCAACGCCTGCTGGCCAAGCTGAAAATGCACCCGAGCATGAGCGCCAAGGGCAACTGCTACGACAATGCCGCGATGGAGTCCTTCTTTGGTCGCTACAAAACGGCCGCAGTGCGCGACCACGTCTTTGCCAACGAAGCCCAAGTCCGCGCCAACGTCTTCAACTACATCGAAGTCTTCTACAACCGATTCCGCAAACACGCCTCTCTGGGCTACCTGAGCCCGATGCAGGCGGAGGCAAAAATCTTGCCCCCCATGGGGGGCAATGCACAACCCGATTGCCTAACCCGCAACTAA
- a CDS encoding (Fe-S)-binding protein: MQHRLNAQTIGPNGPAMVAAVDACVHCGFCLPACPTYHETHDETASPRGRIVLMKEVLEGTLTWDDAQPHLDQCLGCLACEPACPSGVSYRDLISPYRALAAPQVRLGFTARVRRALAAFTVPYPRRLRLALRAARLTKPLHRWIPAAFRPLLDLAPAALPRRQTLQALYPARGKRRARVALLAGCAQQVLDPDINAATIEVLTRNGVEVSVPRAQGCCGGLAWHTGDRATAQHLARANLAAFPTDLDAVLTNAAGCGSALHEYSMILAGTPHEAAARQLAALTIDVSVFLTRLGLREPPTGFQPTRRIAMQDACHLANAQGVRAEPRQLLAQIPGLELIEPADGHICCGSAGTYNIDQPAMAARLGRQKAEAMLATGADQVASGNIGCQTQIRHHLARLNAALPVRHPMQILRDAYAPETQNGRS, from the coding sequence ATGCAACATCGCCTCAACGCCCAAACGATCGGCCCCAACGGACCTGCCATGGTCGCCGCCGTGGATGCATGCGTGCATTGCGGGTTTTGTCTGCCCGCCTGCCCCACGTATCACGAAACCCACGACGAAACGGCCTCCCCCCGCGGCCGGATCGTGCTCATGAAGGAAGTCCTCGAAGGCACGCTGACTTGGGATGACGCCCAGCCGCATCTCGACCAATGCCTGGGCTGTCTCGCGTGCGAGCCGGCCTGCCCCAGCGGCGTCTCCTATCGCGACTTGATCAGTCCGTATCGCGCCCTCGCCGCTCCGCAGGTTCGACTCGGTTTCACCGCCCGCGTGCGCCGGGCGTTGGCCGCGTTCACCGTGCCGTATCCGCGGCGGCTGCGTCTGGCACTGCGGGCCGCTCGCCTCACCAAACCGTTGCACCGCTGGATTCCGGCCGCATTCCGCCCTTTGCTCGACCTGGCCCCCGCGGCACTGCCTCGTCGCCAAACCTTGCAAGCACTCTACCCCGCTCGCGGTAAACGTCGCGCCCGCGTCGCCCTGCTCGCCGGCTGTGCCCAGCAGGTGCTCGATCCCGACATCAATGCGGCCACCATCGAAGTGCTCACGCGCAATGGCGTCGAAGTCTCCGTGCCTCGCGCCCAGGGTTGTTGTGGCGGGCTCGCCTGGCACACCGGTGATCGAGCCACCGCGCAACATCTCGCGCGCGCCAACCTCGCCGCATTCCCCACCGACCTCGACGCCGTGCTGACCAACGCGGCGGGCTGCGGTTCGGCCCTCCACGAATATTCCATGATACTCGCCGGCACGCCCCACGAAGCCGCCGCCCGCCAACTCGCGGCTCTCACGATCGACGTAAGCGTGTTTCTCACCCGCCTCGGCCTGCGCGAGCCACCGACCGGTTTCCAGCCGACTCGCCGCATTGCCATGCAGGACGCCTGTCACCTCGCCAACGCCCAGGGAGTCCGAGCCGAGCCCCGGCAACTTCTGGCCCAAATCCCCGGCCTCGAACTCATTGAGCCCGCCGATGGACACATCTGTTGCGGCAGCGCGGGCACCTACAACATTGATCAACCCGCCATGGCGGCCCGACTCGGACGCCAGAAAGCCGAGGCCATGCTGGCCACGGGAGCCGACCAAGTCGCCTCGGGCAACATCGGCTGCCAAACCCAGATCCGCCACCACCTCGCCCGGCTGAACGCGGCACTGCCCGTGCGTCACCCCATGCAAATCCTCCGCGACGCCTACGCCCCGGAAACGCAAAACGGCCGATCGTGA
- a CDS encoding transposase has product MKRNRHSAEFKREAARLMIMDGLSAPEVSRKLDVNPSLLYRWKREQLAEMDAASPPHAKSSPTQLAAEIDQLRKQLAKEKRINEILKKTVSYFAKDE; this is encoded by the coding sequence GTGAAACGAAACCGACACAGCGCCGAGTTTAAGCGCGAAGCCGCCAGGCTGATGATCATGGACGGGCTGAGTGCCCCGGAGGTCTCCCGGAAGTTGGATGTGAACCCGAGTCTGCTTTACCGCTGGAAACGCGAGCAACTGGCCGAGATGGATGCGGCGAGTCCGCCGCACGCGAAGTCGAGCCCGACCCAGTTGGCCGCCGAGATCGACCAGCTGCGCAAGCAACTGGCGAAAGAAAAGCGGATCAATGAGATCCTAAAAAAAACGGTGAGCTACTTCGCCAAGGACGAGTGA
- a CDS encoding FAD-binding oxidoreductase: MPPSLQSLRAQFPPDRISTAAALLAVHDADAQTSYRCRARAIVLPHTIDEVVSIVQWCHAEGVPFVVRGSGTGLCAGATPVPDGVVIVTTKLDRIITVDPSRRLALIESGVVNLDITRAAAPHQLHYAPDPSSQPICTIGGNVGFNAGGAHCLKHGMTSNHVLGLTAVLATGERVTWGSASRESIGPDWTGLFVGNEGLFGIALEVTVNLMPVAETRYTVLAGFASTAAAGDAVSAVIGAGMIPVAMELMDELTIEAVRPVVPLNYPPDCRAILVIELEGPAPIVAAQRPTLEALLTAQHATGLVVAYNDAERAAIWHVRKSAYSAFGRLAPSNMVQDCVVPRRHLGAALRRINEITTAANIRCANVCHAGDGNIHPNLLHDAAEPGAVEAVEHASGEILQACIALGGSITGEHGVGIEKKSYLPQMYGAAEMDLFRRIHAAFDPAGIANPGKTLESAPTLPTSPSDANPGPVPPSQSLLSAPTTIDELVAVVRTHVGPLLPVGRRTKPALSDHAAMLLPMDRLRGITDYAPEEFVLTALAGTPLADIAAELAQHGQGLPFDPPFVAAGATLGGAVASGLNGPRRFAHGGVRDAVLGMTLVDGRGLRLVVGARVVKNVAGFDLPKFMAGSLGRFGVLAEITIKVAPRPAAERTLVIDCDDAGELVTMLGQLARSPTEPHAIDARPLENRIYLRLAGPTEALEALSESISQTASGARPISDASASAWWSDVLGFGWAHADGTWLKVPTHLANLPRLIALLSESPAARLHVSAAGDLSYVSLPPHDTATREAMRQRGFDSLLLRGAGAVWHRTTPTAAIEPRIKAVLDPFNRFPTDLL, from the coding sequence ATGCCTCCTTCGCTGCAGAGCCTCCGCGCGCAATTCCCCCCCGACCGCATCTCGACCGCAGCGGCCCTGCTGGCCGTCCACGACGCGGATGCGCAAACGTCCTACCGCTGTCGCGCCCGGGCCATTGTGCTCCCCCACACGATTGATGAAGTGGTGAGCATCGTGCAGTGGTGCCACGCCGAGGGCGTGCCCTTCGTGGTCCGCGGCAGCGGCACGGGCTTGTGCGCCGGCGCGACGCCGGTGCCGGACGGGGTGGTCATCGTTACCACCAAACTCGATCGCATCATCACGGTCGACCCATCGCGCCGACTGGCCCTCATCGAATCCGGCGTGGTGAACCTCGACATCACCCGCGCCGCCGCCCCGCACCAGCTGCACTACGCCCCCGATCCTTCGAGCCAGCCAATCTGCACCATCGGCGGCAATGTGGGCTTCAATGCCGGTGGCGCCCACTGCCTCAAACACGGCATGACTTCCAACCACGTGCTCGGCCTCACCGCCGTGCTCGCCACCGGCGAACGTGTGACGTGGGGCAGCGCCAGTCGCGAATCGATCGGCCCCGATTGGACGGGATTGTTCGTCGGCAACGAGGGTCTGTTTGGCATCGCCCTTGAGGTCACCGTCAACCTCATGCCCGTCGCCGAGACCCGCTACACCGTGCTGGCGGGTTTCGCTTCAACCGCCGCCGCCGGCGATGCGGTTTCCGCCGTGATTGGAGCCGGCATGATTCCCGTCGCCATGGAGCTCATGGACGAGCTCACGATCGAAGCCGTGCGTCCCGTCGTCCCCCTCAATTATCCGCCCGACTGTCGGGCAATCCTCGTCATCGAGCTCGAGGGACCCGCCCCCATCGTCGCCGCTCAGCGCCCCACCTTGGAGGCGTTGCTCACCGCGCAACACGCCACCGGATTGGTCGTCGCCTACAACGACGCCGAACGCGCCGCCATCTGGCACGTGCGCAAGAGCGCCTACAGTGCCTTCGGCCGCCTCGCGCCGAGCAACATGGTGCAGGATTGCGTCGTGCCGCGGCGACACCTCGGCGCCGCTCTTCGCCGCATCAACGAGATTACCACGGCCGCCAACATCCGCTGCGCCAATGTCTGCCACGCCGGCGACGGCAACATCCACCCGAACCTGCTCCACGACGCGGCCGAACCCGGCGCCGTTGAAGCGGTCGAACACGCCTCCGGTGAAATCCTCCAAGCCTGTATCGCGCTCGGGGGTTCCATCACCGGCGAGCATGGCGTGGGAATCGAAAAGAAATCCTATCTGCCGCAGATGTATGGCGCTGCAGAGATGGATCTGTTCCGCCGCATCCACGCCGCCTTCGACCCGGCCGGTATTGCCAACCCCGGCAAAACGCTCGAGTCGGCTCCGACGCTTCCGACGTCTCCATCGGACGCGAATCCAGGGCCGGTCCCACCCAGTCAATCATTGCTTTCCGCGCCGACCACCATCGATGAATTGGTCGCGGTCGTCCGCACCCACGTCGGTCCGCTCCTGCCGGTCGGGCGGCGCACCAAACCCGCCTTGTCCGACCACGCCGCCATGCTCCTGCCCATGGATCGGCTTCGCGGCATCACGGACTACGCCCCCGAGGAATTCGTGCTCACCGCGCTGGCTGGCACGCCGCTGGCCGACATCGCCGCCGAACTTGCTCAACACGGCCAGGGCCTGCCCTTCGACCCGCCCTTTGTCGCGGCCGGGGCGACCTTGGGCGGCGCGGTGGCCAGTGGACTCAACGGCCCGCGGCGTTTCGCCCACGGCGGCGTGCGCGACGCGGTGCTGGGCATGACCTTGGTCGATGGTCGCGGACTGCGCCTCGTCGTGGGGGCCCGCGTGGTGAAAAACGTGGCCGGTTTCGATCTGCCTAAATTCATGGCGGGCAGTCTCGGTCGCTTCGGCGTGCTGGCGGAAATTACCATCAAAGTAGCCCCCCGACCCGCGGCCGAACGGACCTTGGTCATTGATTGTGACGATGCGGGTGAACTGGTGACGATGCTCGGCCAATTGGCCCGCTCGCCGACGGAACCCCATGCCATCGACGCGCGTCCCTTGGAAAACCGGATTTACCTCCGTTTGGCCGGACCGACTGAAGCCCTCGAAGCCTTGTCCGAATCGATTTCTCAAACCGCGTCCGGGGCTCGCCCGATCTCCGACGCCAGCGCCAGCGCATGGTGGAGCGATGTGCTCGGATTCGGCTGGGCCCACGCGGACGGCACATGGTTGAAGGTGCCCACTCATCTCGCCAATCTGCCGCGGCTCATCGCGCTGCTATCGGAGTCACCCGCTGCGCGCCTGCATGTCAGTGCCGCCGGTGATCTGAGCTACGTCTCGCTGCCGCCCCACGACACCGCGACCCGCGAGGCGATGCGTCAGCGTGGGTTCGACTCGTTGCTCTTGCGCGGAGCCGGTGCGGTCTGGCACCGCACCACCCCCACCGCCGCCATCGAACCCCGCATCAAAGCCGTGCTCGACCCCTTCAACCGGTTTCCGACCGATCTGCTCTGA